The window TCAAAGAGGAAAAGCACCTATGACCAAAGAAGAACCCGCCTCCAAGCGTGGACGGCGAGGAGGAGGACGATTTACTCCTATTCGGGGAGCTTCTTCTCGATCTCAAGGAGCTTCTCATCAATAAAATCAGCCCGTTCAACACTTTCCTTCTCAATAGTTTCTTGCTACTTGGCCATTGTTCGCttcaagaaaaattgaagaaggtcgTTCTATTGACACCGCTTCATTTGAAGGTATTCATCTCCAAGATCTATTTCAAGCTCTAGGATGGGAATCTCTTCTTCACCCTCTGGAGATTTGCTACCCCACCCTTGTTCGCTATTTTTACAACAATCTCCGCTTTAGTGGCATGGTCGAAGAATTGAAATTCACTTCTTTTGTCAATAGCATCACCATTGAACTCTTACTTGATGATCTTGCTTCTTTGCTTCAAGTTCCTAATACCGGACCTTGCATCTATTGGAACCCAAAGTACTCCAATTTCGGCGAAATAGTCAATCATGAAGATATCTATTCCAACATTCTCACCGAATATCAAGGAAATGAAACTTCCGTTCCAATTGGTCACCTCAAGATGATTCCTCATGTCATATCTTATATTATTCAACATAATCTTATTCCAAGAGGAGGAGACCGGAGTAAGTGCTTGACTCCACAAGCATACCTGACTTATTGGGTCTTCACCGACAATCAAATGTGCTTTCCTTACTTCTTGATGCGTTACATGGAACATATTGCCAAGCCATCTCGGAAGACCAATCTTCCTTATGGTCGTCTTCTCACTATTATCTTCAATCACTTTGACATTGATCTCTCTCGTGAAGTGGAATCATCCGAAACTTCATAGCCCATCTCTAGAATCTCTTTTCACAATCTCAATATTCTGGATCCTCTTGTGGAATCAGGCGATGAAGAAGATGTTCCACCTAGACGTCAACAACGTCACCAACTCTTTATATCAGATTGGTATCAAGATTGGATCTCCAACATTGATGAGTATATGGATGAAGCAAACACTCGACTGGTGGAACTTAAAATGGGCCAACAACACCTTCAAGCCGATGTTTCTACTCTTCGCCAAGAGTTGAAGACCGATTTTGATTCCCTTAATTCTACACAAGCGAGTATACTTACAGCAATTCAATCTTTGTctctcaatcttggacatctaCCATTTGACACACCGGGAGCTACTCCTCAAGCCGGCGCCTCTCATGGCGTTGCACCTCAAGGAGTTATTCCCTCTATCCCTCCATTTTCGGGGATGTCCTCTCAAGATCCAAATGTCCCTCCGGAGTgatctttattgttgtttcctcccttgtctttttttgataatgccaaagggggagagaaattgggttttgaatttgaatttggatttatgtTTTGACTCTGTTTTGCTAATGCTATGTAaactttttcattttaattagtCAATGCAAGTTTTTTTCATTAATGCAAATTGTGTGTTTCTTGATACTATCTTGATATTTTAATATTTAGTACTaagttatttgtcatcatcaaaaagggggagattgttggggtaaaatccacacatcaccttatatggttttgatgataacaaataagttagttgaactaacttgtgttatattgtatagagaccttacaagaaataagcatcaagtaagggggagcttaTACAAACTTGTTGAACCAAGACAAAGTGTCAAAgaatggtgtgaagaaaaagactaaGAGAAGGATTAGTTTCAAAGACCATGTTCAAGCATCTCATTGAGATACAAGAGTTTTAAAGCATGTGTTTAAGTGTTTTTGTAAAGATGTAATTAATTCTAAGGTCCTCAAATATTATgtatgcacacactcacgcatgcatacatgtagagtgaccctaggagtTATTTTTACATGGACTTTAACCAAGCAAATGGCCCCATACTTGTCCAAACTTGGACTTAGCAATTTTTAGCAAAATCAGTTGATCTGGCATACCAAATTCCAATCCAGCATGCCAAATCCTAATCCAACATACTGAATTGCAATAAGACTGTTGGGATTTAATCGTTCGTCAATGGATAGATttcatgatccggcataccgaattgggaaacagcataccggattaggacagaattatgtcctaaaatggcaatgaacctaagatgctttgagcacctttgcctataaataggtaagctcatttggactaattATAATCAATTGAGgctaatcaaaagcatcgcaAAGGCATTCGAACTTTAACATTCAAACTGTCAAAGCATTCTagttcacttccctctctagctaattaCATTCACTTAGCATTAAAGTTCCAAAGTGAAAGTTAGCTACAtaattcactaaggttgaggtaatccttacttagtaaagttTTCATTATTATCTGGTGTGAGTCCtctgctcgaaatcaagagtgttagggtaaattccacacatcacctattatgattttgataataacaaataagttagttgtactaactcttgtctaaaagatgcatagataagagcagagcatcaagtgagggggagcactcaattcaagagattgatgttCAAAgtaaattgaacttgtccaatctttctagacatcaaagaatcgtgaagaatgaagaacaatgtttgaagtcaaagatcaagacaagttagaggaactcactttgaagatactcatgtaaagaagtgaagttcaagacttgaagaattgtgaagacttagaaatgtactaagatttaaattcatttgttaatgtccatatgtaatgcacacactcacacatgtatacatgtagtgtgacctaggaggttgttttagacacttctcacttggactaagaccaaagaaattggctcggacttgtccaatggaattgacccaagtaagtccaataaaagACTTAATAATGTAAGCAGAAATtgtatgatccagcataccggatcatgaaacggtaTACTGGATCAATAGTGAATCTCAGGAAATGGGAAACAGCAGCTcagttaagcatgctggatgaggatccagcataccggatcatgaactGGTATACCGAATCATGAACCGGTATATCGGATCATAATCCAACATATCGGATCACTTTATGAATGTTGAaatatgaccgttattcccttatttcttaaggaaagtaggtaatccagcataccggattttCATCTGGCATActggattacttatagaatgtgggattcttttcttaattggattcctaattggttctaagcctctagcctataaataccctcttgattagtgttctaaatacCACAATAATTATCAATTAAGAGCTATAAACATTCAAgcactccctagtgagattattctttcaaaatcaagaagatcgaagaaaattcaatctcatctttgTTCTTTCATACACACTTGCATCCAAGTTGCAtacattgaaaggtagcatcttttctactaaagtttaaggtaactctaaaccatttagtagttcttttactttgtttaaagttgttgagtcctcttgctcaaaatcaagagaaggagttctcttgctcagaatcaagattagtgagtcctcttgctcaaaattaAGATTGGTTGattcctcttgctcggaatcaagagtagttgagttctcttgctcttaatcaagatttgtacgagtccacttgctcttactcaagattcattttagtgaaattctctctaaggtgagaggagtggacgtaggcacgttttggccgaaccactataaatcttgtgtgttatCTTTGTTGCTTGTTTACTTTACTTGCAtttcttagataatttttttttcgtaTTATTTTAGCATATTCTGCTATCTTCACCTATTCCCCCCCTCTAGGTGCATTCACAAAGAGTAGTTAattgtgttgagtcctcttgctcgtcaatcaagagtagttgatggtgtgagtcctcttgctcctaatcaagagttgtacgagttctcttgctcattcttaagattcttattagtggaattctctctaaagtaagaggagtggacgtaggcataatTGACCGACCCACTATAAACGATTGTGTTACTTTTATAATTTACTTGCttagttttattaattattttatttccacactatttccactagcttcacctattcaccccccctctaggtgaatttacacaATTGGCAACGAGTGATCCGAGGATCGGGTGATAATGGGCGATCGATAGATCAAATGACAATGGGTGATTTAAGGATCGAATGATAATGGGTGATCAACAAATCAAGTGGTAACAGGTGATCAAAAAGTCAAATGGCAACAGGCAATTCGAGGATCGGATGACGAagggtgatcaatagatcaaatggtaACAAATGATCAGAAAGTCAAATGGCAACAGGTGATCCAGGGattggatgacaatgggtggtcaacagatcaaatgacaatgggcgatccaaggatcggatgacaatgggtgatcaacagatgaAATGGGGTAATGGTTTTGAGTGACGCTTTGTTGAATTCTGATTTTTAGCAAGGCTCGGCAGGGGGTTATGGATTTTAGCAATCCTCGACAAAGGCATCGTGACTGAAAAGGCTTTGGAATtatatgatgagatggcatcatgaccaaattttgcaatgtgtaacgatgagatgacaccgcgaccgaattttgaaatgtgtaacgatgaggcGGCATCGCAACTGAATTTTGaaaagtgtaatgatgagatggcattacgatcgaattttgaaatgtgtaacgatgagacggcatcgcgaccaaattttgaaatgtgtaatgatgagactaCATCgcaaccaaattttgaaatgtgtaacgatgaggcggcatcgtgaccgaattttgaaatgtgtaacgatgagacggcatcgcaactgaattttgaaatgtgtaacgatgagacagcatcacgatcaaaattttgaaatgtgcaacgatgagacggcatcacgatcgaattttgaaatatgtAACGATGAGGCGGCATagcgatcgaattttgaaatgtacaacgatgagacggcatcacgactgaattttgaaatgtgtaacgatgggGCTGTATCAagattgaattttgaaatgtacaACGATGaaacggcatcgcgatcgaattttgaaatgtgtaaggATGAGGCGGCATCACGACTGAATTTGGAAATATgcaacgatgagatggcatcacgacaaatttttttttttttggaaaccgtacgatgagatggcatcacgacccaCTTGGGAAAAaagtatgatgagatggcatcgtgaccaattttCCTTGGAAAACGTACGATCAAAAGGCATCGCAACCAATTTTACAAAGTGTATGGTGAGGTGGCATTGcaaccccaaaaaatatatatatatttttttggctaCAATGCTGTCGGTTCTGCGCGACTCTGCCATGTTGCGCCATGGACCTGTGAGGTGTTGCCACGTTGGGCCATGGGCCTACGCGGCGATGCCACGTGGGGTCGTAGCTGAGGCCGCAGCACCGCTGGCTGTAAATCTCTATAAAAACGGAGGTGTCCTTCATTTCTCATGTCCCCTCCCCTTGGCTTGGTTTTTTCCCTCttgggctccccccccccctctcttctttctctctcctccttcctttttctcatttttctctttcttctttgctttttctccttttcttttgtgaGCCATTTGCCACGTCTTCATCTAAACGGGGCAAGCCATCATCCTTTTCTTCCGAGGTATCCGGCAAGTTGAAGGCAGAGTGGTACCTGGGCAGTATTCTGGTGGACATCGCACTCCACAAGTGTTGCACCATCTGGGATCAGGCTCTCAAGAAGGTAAGTGGTGtttgccttttcttctctttttatgcAATGCTTGTTCTTGTTCGATATTTGATTCCCGCCATTATCTTGTAGGAGCTTTACTCCCCTGGTTACAAGACGTACTGTCATACCAATGACATCTTCTCATGGTACTTGTGCCTTCATCCTGCCGTGAGGGAGAGGGTGGACTTGACTGGCTTGGGTCGCACTGCTCAAGTCGTTTCACCCAAGCTGGATACTCTCGTAGTTCATGCTTTGGCGGACCAATGGTGGCCATCAACTCACACATTTCACCTGCCTGCTAGGGAGGTAACCATCATCCCTCTGGACTTCTTCATGATTATAGGGATCCCCTTCTCTAGGAGACCTATTTTCGTGAATCCTTCCCTTGAGACAAGATCCCTTAAGGATATTGGGAATCTCCTGGGTTTCACACTGACTTCTCGTGTCATTCTCTTGTCCACCCTAAAGAAGGAGTGGGACAGCAGTGTGATTGATGACAACTCCCCTAGGGAGTTATTGGACCAGGCTGCTAGGAGTTTTCTCCTTTACCTTATCTCCAACGTCCTTTTCTGTGATGGGGCGAGGCCGCACAGATACTCTTCTTGCTTGTTTCTTTGAGGATTTTGATGAGGCAGCATCCTATGACTGGGGTGGGTCTGGCTATGCTCATTTTTTGAGGATGTTAGATCGTGTTACTTTCGGCACCCCTGGCTTGACCAATTGCGCCTACGTTCTTTGGGTATGCTTCGCTCCCTTggtccctctttttttttcttttagccttcaatctttgtttggttctttatattgttattttcttGACAGGTCTAGTGCTATGAGGTTTTAGGGATCCATGCCCCTGGTCTCCCTAACGAGTCGGCTCCTTACATCCCCCGAGTGACTCATTGGAGGAAGGCCGGGTGTTCTCTCATCGATGAGCTGCAAGTACGTCTTCAGCTCAATGACTTGGCAGTTAACTGGGTAATGATCAAAGAAACTTCACTCAGCCTTTTTGTTCTCTCTAAACTAATTTCCCTTTGCTTGTTTAACTGAACCAATTATGTTGGCAGATCCACTGGTAGCCCTACGATGAGGAGCAGATTGTGTATCTTGATGACCTAGAGGAGTACTGGTTCGTTTGTGGGTTTGTCCAAAAGCGGATAGCCTTTGAGGGTCCTTCTGGGGTGGAGCTCTATCTTGGGGAGAGGGTGACCTGACACTGGCATCCTACTCAGATGGTTCCTCGGCCTCCCCCTACTCATATCCGCACTCCTCTCTTATCTCTTGACATTGAGGATTGGGATTACAGCTTCAGAGCTGGTTGTTGTGAACCAGAATTACCAGGACTTCCTTTATCGGGAGACCTTCTGCGTTTGCTTGACCCAGGAGGGTCATGTGATAATTCCTTAGACCTTATCtccttttgtgacattttttgtcttctttttttttaaattgacaatcttgtctcttcttttctttcttcctttttgcagtaCCCAGGTCATCGCCTGATTCCTGGCGAGTACGGATTACCTCCCTCACATGGTTGCAGTGTGAGCTCTCACCCTTCCCATGCTGCTGGTGCTGACTTGCCTATCGCGTAGATGGGCGATCTCATCCTAGGGTACAGGGGTGGGCCATCCCTTCCAGGTTTGATATTAGTCTCCAAACCGTCCTCCCTGCCTGTCGGGTTTCTGATCAGGACTTGGGACTCCCGATTTCCTTTGCTGGGGTACGttacctcttcttttctttttcactttatGATTAATTCCTTGGTCTTGGCTGACCTTTGCTTGGTATCATCATAATAGATCAGTGCTGAGAGATACATCGACATGCGCTGGATGCAAGCGAGTGTCGATGCCAAGTTCCAGGATAGAATATGTGACATCCAGTGGTTGGTGAGTAATTCCTCTTCTGTATCTTTTgatgttttcctttctttcccttggaatattttccctttttttgaagTAATCTCGATCCCTTTCTCTTTTAGAGTGATCAACTCAACGAGATGAGGGAATCTCGAGACCACTTCAAGCGACGCTGTCATCCATATTCTGAGGAGAACAGGTACCTTCGGAAGTAGCTAGCGCATGAAGGACTCTTTCGATCGCCATCCCCGGTGCGGggtgatgatgacgatgatttTCATGACAACGGTGATGATGGTAATTATGAGCTCATCTCGGAGGTCGATAGCGAGGCCACATCCTTGGGTGGCGAGAATTagccttctccccctccccagttATTGaacatactctttttttttttgtatagatTTTAGAGTGTTATTTGGATATTTTGatgttgtattttattttattttattttttcattttgtctTATGAACAGAGTAGGTTAATTAGcttgaaacaattactttttctttgcaaggcacaatcTCAAACGTCTTTCATTTAATCCCTGATTGTTACATGTATGGGAATGGCATGGCAACGAAAAAGAGGGTAcggaaatggaaaagagagtgATAGAAATGAAACATAATCCAATAAGGTCATCCCCCAATTACATGCTTCATCCACAATTCATCCAGTAGATTCACGATCTTCAGCGTTAACTCTTCTGGTTGTCGAACCTCCGCCGTTTCTGCTTTCGAAGCCAAATGGCATTGCATGGATGTGAGATGAGGTAGGTAGAAGGTGGTATGAgtcaaacccatcaaccacACATAATCACAATCCTGAATTTTGAAGACCGGTGCTTTTGTATTCTACCAATGGCAGTTCCATTGAATCTTCTCGTCCATTCTCtcttccaaatatttcctcCAATCCTTGATTGCATGAAACTCTATTGTTTCCCTTCGGATTCGGAAATGCTTCAAGTGCAGCGTGGCATCAGGTATTGGTTGGACCAATCGTAGCCTTACCAGCAGCCACATTTGCAAAATTATAGGGGATCCTGCACAATAATCTATGCCATATTTTTGTGAAGCACTCATTGTCACGCCCCCAGTCCTATAAGGGATAAAGTACATTagaaggggtgactaggatgacacgcgtcatcctacactaccaggatcacagacaCAGTGTCCCAGTCACAGTCTTAACCAATATTAAACTACACAATAATATCAAAGTGCGGGGaaggaaatattacatttcaaATTTAAATAAACAACGGAAGCATTAGTATAGTAGCTATAGTATGTTCAATTGACTACGTGATACATCATAATAGTTAATAGTTATCCGACTGACCATCATATAACtactcaaaaaaaatataaagtaatACAAACAAGTGTTTATAATGGGCACaaggccccaaaagaatcaaaagaggggacaatCCCCATAATCaacacggcccgtaggcacaatcatcatagggGCATCCGTCATCGTGTTCGTCCGACATTGCATCCGGCTCCTCCATGCCGATACCATCATAATCAGCAGGTTGGACCTCGAGACCAGCCAGATACCcgccatctgcatcaaaatctaaaagaaggtGTACATaggggggttagctccattgagccagtgaggggatggggaatgcacaaacacataaTCACACATAGTCTATGATGAATGTAAATGTTGatagatttttcacctaacacacagtcTATGTCCaggtgtatgctactgtgacaactcagGAGATACTATGGGTCACTTATgttatcaccacaatgaaacctcaattgtcaccaggggGCCTACGCCGATCAAAGCCACCaaagccacctagtggcagaccccgatgatcagtggtcatccttgacttggcctctctcccccacaggcagtaaggagccctgatcacccaatacctaaacccctgttggtaagggtcgtagcatagggaaatgaatcctagccgcagatatactacatacaagtcctatcgtcccgagaggtatttcgggtgcatcaacgtcccattccatctagcacccgggtaccagtacGACACGGCACATACAAGCCAGGATGATAGTCAATGAATTTCATAAGCATTCCTGGGGTTCCATCACCGACACACCAGGCACCATAACTTGATtcaagtaaataacacaaccaCATAGTGTCAAATCATAACCAAGATAAGAtatgcaagaatgcaacatGCTCATTAATTATACATTTATCATAATAAATGCGTATTTCACATAAggcaagcccaaacatcacccaaaacccactcaccgaaagTTCATGCAATGCTTGGGTGTCTAGTAAAGGTTGCCAGTTACACGCCCCTGAATAGTTTATTTTACCTAGGGATACGTGAAAAGGGTGTTACAAGagtgtaggtgggtcccataaggAGTCCCCACAGGCTGCCATCTATGACAGCACAAAAGGCCTCGAACGGATTTTTGAACGGAGGCACACctagtggatccgttcgtgaaTCCATTTTTAGGAAATAAGGACCCGAGAGCAAAGGTAAAAATGGACTGAACGGATTTTTGAACGGAGGCAGGTACCCTGGGTCCATTGGTATATCCGTTCAAGCTAAGTTAAGTTTTTAAACCATTTATAAGCTGAAAGGATTTTTGAACCGAGGCCCGATGGCTGGGTTCGTTCGTGAATCCATTCGAACCAGAGCACGAGTTTCTTAAGTTCTATGCTTCCCCCACCCATCACCTTGCATGTATTTGATGTTAGGGCTTGGAGGGGCCAAGGTGAGGTCCATTAGGATCCTAAGAGTCTAACCTAAGCTTGGTCTTAGGAGTTTGAGGATTAAAACCCTTCCAAAgtccatttctagggtttggtcaATTAATCTtaggttggtcatttgggttaCATACATTAGTCATTGTAAGCACAAGATAGTATTCCCATTAAGGACCATTAACTCCATATTAAGTTGGGGAGGAGGGTTCACATGAATTTGAGTTCTACCAAGGAACCCTAGCTTAGGCCGGGTCTAAAGGGAAAACTCCTTAGTCCATAGGAGAAGAgcagagagtgagagagtgtgTATACGAAGAGCTTACTTACAAGACCTAAGTCCTCTAATGGTTTAGCTCCACCTCAAGACTCCACCACCTCCTTTTAGCTTATTTTCGTATCTTCTCCTTCTTAATGACCGGTCCAGGTTGGTAAGAGAATTAAATGGCCAATGACAGCCTTaacttctatttatagaaagtggcccttaaggcctgtttggttcGGCCTACTAAGTATATTAACATAGTAAAACCATTAAATAGAAATTGGGGCCTTGTGTGCCACAACCATGGCCCAACAACTATAGGGTCAGTTAGGGGTAGGTCCCCAGTGTCCGAAACACaggcatgtgggtcccacacaaaaGAAGTACTCAATAGCCCAATCAGCATGAATGGATTATCGGACGGACTCACCAGCAGTGGGTCCATTCGTAAATCTATTGCAGCTAAAAAGGGCAAGAGCCCTCCATAAGGCTTGGGGGCTTAGACTCGCACCTCGAGGCCATAATGAGGAGGATGTGCAAGCGTGCCTAAAGTCAGTAACTTACCCCTTGATCTTCACGGCATGTCATACTAAAGAGTTTTTCGACCACGATGATAACCTCATCACTGAGTGAGGTGTCTAAGTGTGGCAACACGGGAAAAGTCTTCCAGTACTCTTCACTCCTGGGGCTcgtactaggaggatagtcgacaAAGTTACCATCGATGAATCTCTCCCACTTTCGattgaggaacctttcctcgATAGGCAGACCTATGAACTGATCGATGATCTTGTGACTGGGCTTGACCACCAATGAGAACACCTCACCGGCGTACAAGCCAgcagtatctacacgtcacgaggaagaaattaataattaattagtaatcccgggtgcgggtataacattccccccaccttataagaaattttgtcctcaaaatttggcataccttgtaagaatccaagggaaggTTACTTCGCTCGCAGCTCAACTTCGGCTTCCCAAGACGCTTCTTCCTCTgggtggttgcaccacttcaccttcaggAAATGAATAGGTCGATTGCGAAGATTTACCACCTTACTATCCAGGATCTTCTCGGGTTGCTCTTTATAAGACATATCAGCTGCCAGCTTTGGTGATTCTTGAGATAGGACATGGATCGAGTCGTGTACGTACTTTCATAATATGGACACATGGAAGAT is drawn from Telopea speciosissima isolate NSW1024214 ecotype Mountain lineage chromosome 1, Tspe_v1, whole genome shotgun sequence and contains these coding sequences:
- the LOC122651301 gene encoding protein MAIN-LIKE 1-like, whose protein sequence is MPRGVVAEAAAPLAPFATSSSKRGKPSSFSSEVSGKLKAEWYLGSILVDIALHKCCTIWDQALKKELYSPGYKTYCHTNDIFSWYLCLHPAVRERVDLTGLGRTAQVVSPKLDTLVVHALADQWWPSTHTFHLPAREVTIIPLDFFMIIGIPFSRRPIFVNPSLETRSLKDIGNLLGFTLTSRVILLSTLKKEWDSSVIDDNSPRELLDQAARTSYDWGGSGYAHFLRMLDRVTFGTPGLTNCAYVLWCYEVLGIHAPGLPNESAPYIPRVTHWRKAGCSLIDELQVRLQLNDLAVNWYPGHRLIPGEYGLPPSHGCSVSSHPSHAAGADLPIA